From Caulobacter segnis, a single genomic window includes:
- a CDS encoding N(4)-(beta-N-acetylglucosaminyl)-L-asparaginase codes for MLNRRGLIGASLAGSALLSGRASAAETITKLQGPCVISTWDFGVAANQAAWAVLSQGGRALDAVEAGARVPEQDLKNHSVGRAGYPDRDGHVSLDACIMDELGNCGAVAALEHIDHPISVARKVMEKTPHVMLVGAGALQFALEQGFKYEELLTPESKAAWEAWKKDAKYQPKANSEVGDYGKTTGQLGTPGGANNHDTIGMLAIDAKGNIAGACTTSGMAWKMRGRVGDSPIIGAGLYVDNEVGGATSTGVGEEVIRNVGSFLVVELMRQGRSPEAACREAVERILKKKPQAKDIQVGFLAINKAGEVGAWAIQSGFSYALCDGKKQDLLLPGKATYQVTA; via the coding sequence ATGTTGAATCGTAGAGGCCTGATCGGCGCGTCCCTGGCTGGATCGGCGCTGTTGAGCGGCAGAGCGTCAGCTGCCGAGACCATCACCAAGCTGCAAGGCCCGTGCGTGATCTCCACCTGGGACTTCGGCGTCGCCGCCAACCAGGCCGCCTGGGCGGTGCTGTCCCAGGGCGGCCGCGCCCTCGACGCGGTCGAGGCCGGGGCCCGCGTGCCCGAGCAGGACCTGAAGAACCACAGCGTCGGCCGGGCCGGCTATCCCGACCGCGACGGCCACGTCTCGCTGGACGCCTGCATCATGGACGAGCTGGGTAACTGCGGCGCGGTGGCCGCCCTGGAGCACATCGACCATCCGATCTCGGTGGCCCGCAAGGTCATGGAGAAGACCCCGCACGTGATGCTGGTCGGGGCCGGCGCCCTGCAGTTCGCGTTGGAGCAGGGCTTCAAATACGAGGAACTGCTGACGCCGGAGTCGAAGGCCGCCTGGGAAGCTTGGAAGAAGGACGCCAAGTATCAGCCCAAGGCTAACAGCGAGGTCGGCGACTACGGCAAGACCACCGGCCAGCTGGGCACGCCGGGCGGGGCCAACAACCACGACACCATCGGCATGCTGGCCATCGACGCCAAGGGGAACATCGCCGGCGCCTGCACCACCAGCGGCATGGCCTGGAAGATGCGCGGCCGGGTCGGTGACAGTCCGATCATCGGCGCGGGCCTCTATGTCGACAACGAGGTTGGCGGCGCCACCTCGACCGGCGTCGGCGAGGAGGTGATCCGCAATGTCGGCAGCTTCCTGGTCGTCGAGCTGATGCGCCAGGGCCGCTCGCCAGAGGCGGCCTGCCGCGAGGCCGTCGAGCGGATCCTGAAGAAGAAGCCCCAGGCCAAGGACATCCAGGTCGGCTTCCTGGCGATCAACAAGGCCGGCGAGGTCGGGGCCTGGGCGATCCAGAGCGGCTTCAGCTACGCCCTGTGCGATGGGAAGAAGCAGGACCTGCTGCTGCCCGGCAAGGCGACTTATCAGGTCACGGCTTAA
- a CDS encoding MarR family winged helix-turn-helix transcriptional regulator, which produces MTSVRTLDERAFAQGLLRLARVYRKEVNRALAAHGISDAKALPVLHIARAGGGMRQGMLAEEIGVEGPSLVRILDQLCQANLVERRDDPSDKRAKTLHLTVEGQALAAVVEDAVQIVRAQLLADVGDADLAAAVRTFAAFEAALDAAAGQGAER; this is translated from the coding sequence ATGACCTCTGTCCGCACTCTTGATGAACGCGCTTTCGCCCAAGGTCTGCTGCGCCTGGCGCGGGTGTACCGGAAGGAAGTCAATCGCGCCTTGGCCGCTCACGGCATCTCGGACGCCAAGGCCCTGCCGGTGCTGCACATCGCCCGCGCCGGCGGCGGCATGCGCCAGGGGATGTTGGCCGAGGAGATCGGAGTGGAGGGGCCGTCGCTGGTCCGCATCCTCGACCAGTTGTGCCAGGCCAACCTGGTCGAGCGCCGAGACGATCCTTCCGACAAGCGGGCCAAGACCCTGCACCTGACGGTCGAGGGCCAGGCCCTGGCCGCCGTGGTGGAGGACGCGGTCCAGATCGTTCGAGCCCAACTGCTGGCCGACGTCGGCGACGCCGACCTGGCGGCCGCCGTTCGCACCTTTGCCGCCTTCGAGGCGGCCCTGGACGCGGCGGCCGGGCAGGGGGCTGAGCGCTAA
- a CDS encoding copper homeostasis protein CutC → MAADRILLEVCVDTPAGLAAAIAGGADRIELCAALGLQGLTPAPGLMALAASAPIPVYPMIRPRTGDFCFDARDLDAMRRDIDAVRGYGLAGVTIGANRPDGELDLDVLDKLVEHSAGLGMTLHRSFDFVADQPAALEAAIQLGFERVLTSGGALTALAGAERIAALVAQADGRISILAGAGVRASNVVELVARTGVREVHGSFGDPIPGPDPVSRLVTMGFVPAEMRDTDQHAVAEVARILRDL, encoded by the coding sequence ATGGCCGCCGACCGCATTCTCCTGGAAGTCTGTGTCGATACGCCCGCCGGATTGGCGGCGGCGATCGCCGGCGGTGCGGATCGGATCGAACTTTGCGCGGCCCTGGGCCTGCAGGGCCTGACCCCCGCCCCCGGCCTGATGGCCCTGGCGGCCAGCGCGCCGATCCCGGTCTATCCGATGATCCGGCCGCGCACCGGCGACTTCTGCTTCGACGCCCGTGACCTGGACGCCATGCGCCGCGACATCGACGCCGTGCGCGGCTACGGCCTGGCCGGGGTGACGATCGGCGCCAACCGGCCCGACGGCGAGCTGGATCTGGACGTGCTGGATAAACTGGTCGAGCACAGCGCGGGTCTGGGCATGACCCTGCACCGGTCCTTCGACTTCGTCGCGGATCAGCCGGCGGCGCTGGAGGCGGCCATTCAACTGGGGTTCGAGCGGGTGCTGACCTCGGGCGGCGCCCTGACGGCCTTGGCCGGCGCCGAGCGGATCGCCGCCCTGGTCGCCCAGGCCGACGGCCGCATCAGCATCCTGGCCGGGGCGGGCGTACGCGCCTCCAACGTCGTCGAACTGGTCGCGCGGACCGGCGTGCGCGAGGTGCACGGCTCGTTTGGCGACCCGATCCCCGGGCCAGATCCGGTCTCGAGGCTGGTGACGATGGGTTTCGTGCCCGCCGAGATGCGCGACACCGACCAGCACGCGGTGGCCGAGGTCGCGCGGATCCTGCGCGACCTCTAG
- a CDS encoding efflux transporter outer membrane subunit: MSPLRALAVAGSLLALTACAAVGPNYKLPEEAKINAATAQGPFMGAASKAVSQDPVPAGWWKLYDDPVLNGLVEEALKANTDLRVAAANLARARAIAGEADDAGGFKVDASAAAMHSRESGEQFLLAEPLPVENLADVGLKVSYQVDLVGRIRRAAEAAHADAEASQAALDLARVSVAADVARAYVEACANGHELAVAQHTVDLQSRGLDVTRRLVNAGRGTAVDVTRAQAQLDLSRASLPTFQSRRRAALYKLATLTGKPPAEFPKAVEACVHPPTLTQAIPVGDGAALLKRRPDVRQAERTLAGATARIGVATAALYPNITLGFGAGSTGLLADIGQAPANRWGLSSLITWTLPGEGERARIRQAEAGADGALARFDGVVLTALRETETSLDAYAHDLQRQAALKAARDQAALAEDQAQRLYRAGRSPYLAGLDAQRTLAGAEAALAASDSQVAADQVNLFLALGGGWER, encoded by the coding sequence ATGAGCCCGCTCAGAGCGCTGGCGGTCGCCGGCTCGCTGCTGGCCCTGACCGCCTGCGCGGCCGTCGGCCCGAACTACAAGCTGCCGGAAGAGGCCAAGATCAACGCCGCGACGGCGCAAGGACCGTTCATGGGCGCGGCCTCGAAGGCCGTCAGCCAGGACCCGGTCCCGGCAGGTTGGTGGAAGCTCTATGACGACCCGGTGCTGAACGGTCTGGTCGAGGAGGCGCTGAAGGCCAATACCGACCTGCGCGTCGCCGCCGCCAATCTGGCCCGGGCGCGAGCCATCGCCGGTGAGGCCGACGACGCCGGCGGCTTCAAGGTCGACGCCTCGGCCGCCGCCATGCATTCCCGCGAGTCCGGTGAGCAGTTCCTGCTGGCCGAACCGCTGCCGGTCGAGAACCTGGCCGATGTCGGGTTGAAGGTCTCGTACCAGGTCGACCTGGTGGGTCGGATCCGGCGCGCGGCCGAAGCCGCTCACGCCGACGCCGAGGCCAGTCAGGCGGCCCTGGACCTGGCCCGTGTCAGCGTCGCCGCCGACGTCGCGCGCGCCTATGTCGAGGCCTGCGCCAATGGTCACGAGCTGGCCGTCGCCCAGCATACCGTCGACCTCCAGAGCCGCGGCCTGGACGTCACGCGCAGGCTGGTGAACGCGGGGCGCGGCACGGCGGTCGACGTCACCCGCGCCCAGGCTCAGCTGGATCTGTCGCGGGCCAGCCTGCCGACCTTCCAGAGCCGCCGCCGCGCGGCGCTCTACAAGCTGGCCACGCTTACCGGCAAGCCTCCCGCCGAGTTCCCCAAGGCGGTGGAGGCCTGTGTCCATCCGCCGACTCTGACCCAGGCGATCCCCGTCGGCGACGGCGCGGCCCTGCTGAAGCGTCGCCCGGATGTCCGCCAGGCCGAGCGGACCTTGGCCGGCGCGACCGCGCGGATCGGCGTCGCCACCGCCGCTCTCTATCCGAACATCACCCTGGGCTTCGGCGCGGGCTCGACGGGCCTGCTGGCCGACATCGGCCAGGCGCCGGCCAACCGGTGGGGCCTGAGCTCGCTGATCACCTGGACCCTGCCGGGCGAGGGCGAGCGAGCCCGCATTCGCCAGGCCGAGGCTGGCGCTGACGGGGCCCTGGCCCGGTTCGACGGCGTGGTGCTGACCGCCCTGCGCGAGACCGAGACCAGCCTGGACGCTTATGCCCACGACCTGCAGCGCCAGGCGGCGCTGAAGGCCGCCCGCGACCAGGCCGCGTTGGCCGAGGACCAGGCCCAGCGGCTCTACCGCGCGGGTCGCAGCCCTTACCTGGCTGGTCTCGACGCCCAACGCACCCTGGCCGGGGCCGAGGCGGCGCTGGCGGCCTCGGACAGCCAGGTCGCGGCTGACCAGGTCAACCTGTTCCTGGCCCTGGGCGGCGGCTGGGAACGATAG
- a CDS encoding DUF1656 domain-containing protein: MTGELDIDGVFLSSVLVSALIALAASFLLRRALSKVGAYRFVWHPALFDTALFVILWAAVVAVPSPLKF, translated from the coding sequence ATGACCGGTGAACTCGACATCGATGGCGTCTTCCTGTCGTCCGTCTTGGTCTCGGCCCTGATCGCCTTGGCCGCCTCGTTCCTGCTGCGCCGCGCGCTGTCGAAGGTCGGCGCCTACCGTTTCGTCTGGCACCCGGCCCTGTTCGACACCGCCCTGTTCGTCATCCTCTGGGCCGCCGTCGTGGCGGTCCCTAGCCCGCTGAAGTTCTAG
- a CDS encoding dienelactone hydrolase family protein — MCDDDIHQGLVHDPSVSRRTFGLMAAALTGVVTVAHADDTVEEKDVEVKTPDGVADAALFYPKAKGKYPAVLVWPDIMSLRPVFRDMGRRLAAAGYVVLVPNLYYRVRKAPVIEGTFNFANPDDRAKLMTLRPSVTPAGTVKDAQAYIAFLDAQPKTDKSKKVGTQGYCMGGPLAFYTAGAVPGRIGAVATFHGGGLVTADADSPHLLIPKTHADYLIEIADNDDQKEPDTKDKLKAAFAEAKRLAQVEVFAGCNHGWTVKGSQVYNETGAERAWSNLLALYKKALG, encoded by the coding sequence ATGTGCGATGACGACATCCACCAAGGCCTCGTGCACGACCCCAGCGTCTCGCGTCGGACGTTCGGACTGATGGCGGCGGCCCTGACCGGCGTCGTCACCGTCGCCCATGCCGATGACACCGTCGAGGAGAAGGACGTCGAGGTGAAGACGCCCGACGGCGTCGCCGACGCCGCGCTCTTCTATCCGAAGGCCAAGGGCAAGTATCCGGCGGTGCTGGTCTGGCCGGACATCATGAGCCTGCGGCCGGTGTTCCGCGACATGGGTCGGCGCCTGGCGGCGGCGGGCTATGTCGTGCTGGTCCCCAACCTCTACTACCGGGTCAGGAAGGCGCCGGTGATCGAGGGAACGTTCAACTTCGCCAATCCCGATGATCGCGCCAAGCTGATGACGCTGCGGCCGTCGGTGACGCCGGCTGGTACGGTCAAGGACGCGCAGGCCTATATCGCCTTCCTGGACGCCCAGCCAAAGACCGACAAGAGCAAGAAGGTCGGGACCCAAGGCTACTGCATGGGCGGCCCGCTGGCCTTCTACACAGCCGGCGCGGTTCCGGGCCGAATCGGCGCGGTGGCCACCTTCCACGGCGGCGGCCTGGTCACGGCCGACGCCGACAGTCCGCATCTGCTGATCCCCAAGACCCACGCGGACTACCTGATCGAGATCGCCGACAACGACGATCAGAAGGAACCGGACACCAAGGACAAGCTGAAGGCCGCCTTCGCCGAGGCCAAGCGCCTGGCCCAGGTCGAAGTCTTCGCCGGCTGCAACCACGGTTGGACCGTCAAGGGCAGCCAAGTCTACAACGAAACAGGGGCCGAGCGGGCCTGGAGCAACCTGCTGGCGCTGTACAAGAAGGCGCTGGGGTAG
- a CDS encoding TonB-dependent receptor, protein MPLEAPPPPVSTVVVEAPRLLPLAGQDVFSIATYDAAQVSAQARLDDVLKTTPGVSLFRRTGSDAANPTIQGLSLRAVAPSGAGRALVTLDGVPQNDPFGGWVIWTGLPGEGLSGATVVRGAGAGPYGAGALTGVVALWERNTGGGLTSFTAEARARDGWRAAGTFGTDHLLLTASGSRTDGYRPVRGSAAGAADVPTTLEDGSIAARVQGEVGSVRWAARVATFQEKRGAGLFGAKSNATGSSLAVTLATETWRLQAWARSSDLENTSVAVAAGRVGTTPANDQYSTPSSGYGLNAAWQGALADWTWELGGDVRATEGRTHERFRYMNGAFTRQRTAGGRTLVGGVYAETAWSRPDFILVAGARLDGWRSYDGVRREREASTGVPTLDAPPTNASGATPTGRIGVRQRLTGETWVRAAVYAGFRPPTLNELHRPFRVGNDVTEANAALKPETLYGVETGLAGEGVVRWNLGAFYNQVRDPITNVTIGIGPGTFPIAGFIPAGGVLRQRQNVGEINAYGLEGDVAADLSPALTARAAFSATHARVDGGGEAAQLTGKRPAQAPALTATAGVRWKPIDRLSLDADLRYESKRYEDDLNVRVLKAGTGVDLRAGWALSPTSEVYLAADNAFDANLAVGQTADGVTSYSAPRTVYVGFALRR, encoded by the coding sequence GTGCCCCTTGAAGCCCCTCCGCCCCCGGTCTCCACCGTCGTCGTCGAGGCGCCCCGTCTGCTTCCCCTGGCCGGGCAGGATGTCTTCTCCATCGCGACCTACGACGCCGCCCAGGTGTCCGCCCAGGCGCGGCTGGACGACGTGCTGAAGACCACGCCGGGCGTCTCCCTGTTCCGCCGCACTGGCAGCGACGCGGCCAATCCGACGATCCAGGGGCTTTCCCTGCGGGCTGTCGCGCCATCCGGCGCGGGCCGGGCCTTGGTCACTCTGGATGGCGTCCCGCAGAACGATCCGTTCGGCGGCTGGGTCATCTGGACCGGATTGCCTGGCGAAGGTCTGTCCGGCGCGACCGTCGTGCGCGGCGCAGGGGCGGGCCCCTATGGCGCCGGCGCCCTGACTGGCGTCGTGGCCCTGTGGGAACGGAATACCGGCGGCGGCCTGACCAGCTTCACGGCCGAGGCGAGGGCGCGGGATGGCTGGCGCGCGGCCGGGACCTTCGGGACCGATCATCTGCTGCTGACCGCCAGCGGCTCGCGCACCGACGGCTATCGCCCGGTGCGCGGTTCGGCGGCGGGCGCGGCCGACGTGCCGACCACACTGGAGGACGGCTCGATCGCGGCCCGCGTCCAGGGCGAGGTCGGCTCGGTTCGCTGGGCGGCGCGCGTGGCGACCTTCCAGGAAAAGCGCGGCGCGGGCCTGTTCGGAGCCAAGTCCAACGCCACGGGCAGTTCGCTGGCCGTCACGCTGGCGACCGAGACTTGGCGACTGCAGGCTTGGGCGCGTAGCAGCGACCTGGAGAACACCTCCGTCGCCGTGGCAGCCGGCCGTGTCGGCACGACTCCGGCCAACGACCAGTACTCGACCCCGTCCAGCGGCTACGGTCTCAACGCCGCCTGGCAGGGCGCGCTGGCCGACTGGACCTGGGAACTGGGCGGCGACGTGCGGGCGACCGAAGGGCGGACCCACGAGCGCTTCCGCTACATGAACGGCGCCTTCACCCGCCAGCGCACGGCGGGCGGCCGAACCTTGGTGGGCGGCGTCTATGCCGAGACGGCCTGGAGCCGGCCCGACTTCATCCTGGTCGCCGGCGCGCGGTTGGACGGCTGGCGCTCGTACGACGGCGTTCGGCGCGAACGAGAGGCGTCGACCGGCGTCCCGACCCTGGACGCCCCGCCGACCAACGCCTCGGGCGCGACCCCGACGGGGCGGATCGGCGTCCGCCAGCGCTTGACCGGCGAGACCTGGGTAAGGGCGGCGGTCTATGCCGGCTTTCGGCCTCCGACGCTGAACGAGCTGCACCGGCCGTTCCGGGTCGGCAACGACGTGACCGAGGCCAATGCCGCCCTCAAGCCCGAGACCCTGTACGGCGTCGAGACGGGTCTGGCGGGGGAGGGAGTCGTGCGCTGGAACCTCGGCGCCTTTTACAACCAGGTCCGCGACCCGATCACCAACGTCACGATCGGCATTGGCCCCGGGACCTTCCCGATCGCCGGCTTCATTCCGGCTGGCGGGGTGCTGCGTCAGCGCCAGAACGTGGGCGAGATCAACGCCTACGGCCTGGAGGGTGACGTCGCCGCCGATCTGTCGCCGGCCTTGACCGCGCGCGCGGCCTTTTCGGCGACCCATGCGCGCGTCGACGGTGGCGGAGAGGCGGCCCAACTGACCGGCAAGCGTCCCGCCCAGGCGCCGGCCCTGACCGCGACGGCCGGCGTCCGTTGGAAGCCGATCGATCGCCTGAGTCTCGACGCCGACCTACGCTACGAGAGCAAGCGTTACGAGGACGATTTGAACGTGCGGGTACTGAAGGCGGGAACGGGTGTCGACCTGCGCGCCGGCTGGGCGCTGTCGCCGACGTCCGAGGTCTATCTGGCCGCCGACAACGCCTTCGACGCTAACCTCGCGGTCGGCCAGACCGCCGACGGGGTCACGAGCTATTCCGCGCCGCGCACGGTCTATGTCGGGTTCGCCCTGCGCCGCTGA
- a CDS encoding efflux RND transporter periplasmic adaptor subunit has protein sequence MTTARVAVTGAVVIAALVGGKALWTHYQVDPWTRDGRVRADIVQVAPDVSGLVTRVDAANDQTVKAGQPLFHVDRERYALALRQADAAVEAQRAALAQARRELSRNRALGDLVAGEITEQSQSKVELSQAALSQALAARDVAALNLERTVVVAPTDGFLSDLTLRTGDYVTAGKPVLALIDSRSYRVEGYFEETKLSGLRIGQPVSVKVMGEDKPLKGHIQSIAAGIEDRDRAASGNLLPNVNPTFSWVRLAQRVPVRVALDQTPRDLRLIAGRTATVAVVGAGR, from the coding sequence ATGACCACCGCCCGCGTCGCCGTCACTGGCGCCGTGGTGATCGCCGCCCTGGTTGGCGGCAAGGCGCTCTGGACCCACTATCAGGTCGATCCCTGGACCCGAGACGGCCGTGTCCGCGCCGACATCGTGCAGGTGGCCCCCGACGTGTCGGGTCTGGTCACTCGCGTTGACGCCGCCAACGACCAGACGGTCAAGGCCGGCCAGCCGCTGTTCCATGTCGACCGCGAACGCTACGCCCTGGCCTTGCGTCAGGCCGACGCGGCCGTCGAGGCCCAGCGCGCCGCCCTGGCCCAGGCTCGCCGCGAGTTGTCGCGCAACCGCGCCCTGGGCGACCTGGTCGCCGGCGAGATCACCGAGCAGAGCCAGTCCAAGGTCGAACTCAGCCAAGCGGCGCTGTCCCAGGCCCTGGCCGCCCGCGACGTCGCCGCCCTGAACCTCGAGCGGACGGTCGTCGTCGCGCCGACCGACGGCTTCCTGTCTGACCTGACCCTGCGCACCGGCGACTACGTCACGGCCGGCAAGCCGGTGCTGGCGCTGATCGACAGCCGCTCGTACCGGGTCGAGGGCTATTTCGAGGAGACCAAGCTGTCGGGCTTGCGCATCGGTCAGCCGGTCAGCGTCAAGGTGATGGGCGAGGACAAACCCTTGAAGGGCCACATCCAGTCGATAGCCGCTGGCATCGAGGACCGCGACCGCGCCGCCAGCGGCAACCTGCTGCCGAACGTCAACCCGACCTTCAGCTGGGTGCGCCTGGCCCAGAGGGTGCCGGTTCGCGTGGCCCTGGACCAGACGCCGCGCGACCTGCGCCTGATCGCCGGCCGCACCGCCACGGTCGCGGTGGTCGGAGCCGGCCGATGA
- a CDS encoding FUSC family protein: MFPKFDRHTLLFSANSFAAAMLALYIGFALGLPRPYWAMTTAYIVSQPLAGAVRSKAVYRVLGTILGAMAAVALVPNLVNAPWLLSAALSLWVGGCLTISLLDRTPRSYVLMLAGYTAAIIGFPSVGQPGAIFDVAVSRVIEIGLGILCATLVHSLVFPRPVGAVLRHRLKSWLGEADHWALDVLRGEDAAAIARDRRHLAAAASEIQMLATHLPFDTSRLRETTGVVSALHERMLLLVPLLSGLADRMEALREVRDNRVRAALNAVAAWIEAGAPRDEALDLIGRLEALAAHRRGASWSSLLIESLLVRLSEAVRALGEAHALMSRLADPDAPLSPELDAAARAGSQRPMHADLPLALLSGGAAAIAILLSCATWILAGWGDGAVAPVMAAVFCCFFAAMDDPVPAIKNFGLYSLLSLPLAAVYMFAILPAIDGFPMLVLAMAPPLLLLGLYIPNPATMGSALAVLMGFCNAMALQETFSADFAGFLNGNLGQFVGLLFAIMVTAGLRSMGVDASARRLLVRTWKGLARLSRARQAPEPAAFAATLVDRLGMLTPKLAQAGRGHDFVGVDALRDLRVGMNLVAVQTARPDLSPEGKAQLDAALHGVGDHFAALAAGEKRKPGEDLLARIDTALRGLSVASAASAVQGVSGLVGLRRNLFPEAPAFVPEVAQ; this comes from the coding sequence ATGTTTCCCAAGTTCGATCGGCACACGCTGCTGTTCTCGGCGAACAGCTTCGCGGCGGCGATGCTCGCCCTCTATATCGGTTTCGCCCTGGGCCTGCCGCGCCCCTACTGGGCGATGACCACCGCCTACATCGTCAGCCAGCCGCTGGCGGGGGCGGTACGCTCCAAGGCCGTCTATCGCGTGTTGGGCACGATCCTGGGGGCCATGGCCGCCGTCGCCCTGGTCCCGAACCTGGTCAATGCGCCGTGGCTGCTGTCGGCGGCCCTGTCGCTGTGGGTCGGGGGCTGTCTGACGATCTCGCTGCTGGACCGCACGCCGCGCAGCTATGTGCTGATGCTGGCTGGCTACACGGCCGCGATCATCGGCTTTCCCAGCGTCGGCCAGCCCGGCGCGATCTTCGACGTCGCCGTCTCGCGCGTGATCGAGATCGGTCTGGGCATTCTGTGCGCCACCCTGGTCCACAGCCTGGTCTTCCCCCGCCCCGTCGGCGCGGTGCTGCGCCATCGCCTGAAGAGCTGGTTGGGCGAAGCCGACCACTGGGCGCTGGACGTGCTGCGCGGCGAGGACGCCGCGGCGATCGCCCGCGACCGACGCCACCTGGCGGCGGCCGCCAGCGAGATCCAGATGCTGGCGACCCACCTGCCGTTCGATACCTCTCGCCTGCGCGAGACCACCGGCGTGGTCAGCGCCCTGCACGAGCGCATGCTGCTGCTGGTCCCGCTGCTGTCGGGCCTGGCCGACCGTATGGAGGCCTTGCGCGAGGTTCGCGACAACCGCGTTCGCGCCGCCCTCAACGCCGTGGCCGCCTGGATCGAGGCCGGCGCGCCGCGTGACGAGGCCTTGGACTTGATCGGCCGGTTGGAGGCTCTGGCCGCTCATCGGCGCGGTGCGTCCTGGTCCAGCCTTTTGATCGAGAGCTTGCTGGTTCGCCTATCGGAAGCCGTCCGGGCGTTGGGCGAGGCTCACGCCCTGATGAGCCGTCTCGCCGACCCCGACGCGCCGCTGTCACCGGAACTGGACGCCGCCGCCCGCGCCGGGAGCCAGCGTCCGATGCACGCCGACCTGCCGCTAGCCCTGCTGTCGGGTGGGGCGGCGGCGATCGCCATCCTGCTGTCCTGCGCCACGTGGATCCTGGCCGGCTGGGGCGACGGCGCGGTCGCTCCGGTGATGGCCGCCGTCTTCTGCTGCTTCTTCGCGGCGATGGACGATCCCGTCCCGGCCATCAAGAACTTCGGCCTCTACTCGCTGCTCTCGCTGCCGCTGGCGGCGGTCTACATGTTCGCCATTCTGCCGGCGATCGACGGCTTTCCGATGCTGGTCCTGGCCATGGCCCCGCCGCTGCTGCTGCTGGGTCTCTACATCCCCAACCCCGCGACCATGGGCTCGGCCTTGGCCGTGCTGATGGGCTTCTGCAACGCCATGGCTCTGCAGGAGACGTTCAGCGCCGACTTCGCCGGATTCCTGAACGGCAATCTGGGCCAGTTCGTCGGGCTGCTGTTCGCGATCATGGTCACGGCCGGTTTGCGGTCGATGGGCGTGGACGCCAGCGCCCGGCGCCTGCTGGTTCGCACCTGGAAGGGCCTGGCGCGCCTGTCCCGCGCCCGCCAGGCGCCCGAACCCGCCGCCTTCGCCGCCACCCTGGTCGACCGCCTGGGCATGCTGACGCCCAAGCTGGCTCAGGCCGGCCGGGGTCACGACTTCGTCGGTGTCGACGCCCTGCGCGACCTGCGGGTCGGCATGAACCTGGTCGCCGTCCAGACCGCCCGGCCGGACCTGTCCCCAGAGGGCAAGGCCCAGCTGGACGCGGCGCTCCATGGCGTCGGGGACCACTTTGCCGCCCTGGCCGCTGGCGAGAAGCGCAAGCCTGGCGAGGACCTGCTGGCCCGCATCGACACGGCCCTGCGCGGTCTGTCCGTCGCTTCGGCCGCCTCCGCCGTGCAAGGCGTCTCGGGCCTGGTGGGCCTGCGCCGCAACCTGTTCCCGGAGGCCCCGGCCTTCGTTCCGGAGGTCGCCCAATGA